The proteins below come from a single bacterium genomic window:
- a CDS encoding ABC transporter ATP-binding protein produces the protein MLIDGVGLSKHFGGIAAVDGVDLSVAAGDLIGLIGPNGSGKTTLINVLTGHLSPESGHVEVRGQRMKSRPAHEFAARGVARTFQLTQLFGRMTVLENMLVPGLTRPGSTRESAAREARKYLTFLNLLHLEGLDAKNLSGGQQKLLELGRALMLEPAVLFLDEPFAGVHPRLRDELIKRIQELHQSGRTFVVVDHDMESILRVARRLVVMARGRKIADGPPAAVRADQTVLAAYSGLE, from the coding sequence GTGCTCATCGACGGCGTCGGGCTGTCGAAGCACTTCGGCGGGATCGCGGCGGTCGACGGCGTCGACCTCTCCGTCGCGGCGGGCGACCTGATCGGGCTGATCGGGCCGAACGGCTCCGGCAAGACGACGCTCATCAACGTGCTGACGGGGCACCTGAGTCCGGAGTCCGGCCACGTCGAGGTGCGCGGCCAGCGCATGAAGTCGCGTCCGGCGCACGAGTTCGCGGCGCGCGGCGTGGCGCGAACCTTTCAGCTTACGCAGTTGTTCGGCCGCATGACGGTCCTCGAGAACATGCTCGTCCCGGGACTGACCCGGCCGGGGTCCACCCGGGAGTCCGCGGCGCGCGAGGCGCGGAAATACCTGACGTTTCTCAACCTGCTTCATCTCGAAGGGCTCGACGCGAAGAACCTCTCCGGCGGCCAGCAGAAACTCCTGGAACTCGGGCGCGCGCTCATGCTGGAGCCCGCAGTACTGTTCCTGGACGAACCGTTCGCCGGGGTCCATCCCCGCCTGCGGGACGAATTGATCAAGCGGATTCAAGAGCTCCACCAGTCCGGCCGGACGTTCGTCGTCGTCGATCACGACATGGAGTCGATTCTTCGCGTCGCGCGCCGGCTGGTCGTCATGGCGCGCGGGCGCAAGATCGCGGACGGCCCGCCGGCCGCCGTGCGCGCGGACCAGACCGTGCTGGCCGCGTACTCGGGACTGGAATGA
- a CDS encoding ABC transporter ATP-binding protein — MAAATAHCLAARDLVAGYLPGISILRGVSVEAPRGHVRCVLGPNGTGKSTLLKVLFGFLPPTEGQITLDGRSIQGLAPHQMGDQGIAYLPQRPSIFPHLAVDWNLRLGAWRYKRHRARVDSLVERALERFPILAEKRRQPAGTLSGGQQRQLEIARSLMHDPAVFLIDEPTAGIEPRVAVQIYGLIRDLAARDKAVLLVDQNIKRALEIADYVYVMRTGTVLAEGSRDSFGGDTDALVARWLYESGQT; from the coding sequence GTGGCTGCCGCCACGGCGCACTGTCTCGCCGCACGCGATCTGGTCGCGGGGTACCTGCCGGGGATCAGCATCCTGCGCGGTGTGTCGGTCGAGGCTCCGCGCGGTCATGTCCGGTGCGTCCTGGGTCCAAACGGCACGGGGAAGTCGACGCTGCTCAAAGTGTTGTTCGGATTTCTGCCGCCCACGGAAGGCCAGATCACCCTAGACGGACGTTCGATCCAGGGGCTCGCGCCCCACCAGATGGGCGACCAGGGCATCGCGTATTTGCCGCAGCGGCCGAGCATCTTTCCCCATCTCGCCGTCGACTGGAACCTCCGTCTGGGGGCCTGGCGGTACAAGCGCCATCGAGCGCGCGTCGACTCCCTCGTGGAGCGCGCGCTGGAGCGGTTCCCCATCCTCGCCGAGAAGCGGCGCCAGCCGGCCGGCACGCTGAGCGGCGGCCAGCAGCGTCAGCTGGAGATCGCGCGCAGCCTCATGCACGATCCCGCCGTCTTCCTCATCGACGAGCCCACCGCCGGCATCGAGCCGCGGGTGGCGGTGCAGATCTACGGGTTGATCAGGGACCTCGCGGCCCGGGACAAGGCCGTGCTGCTGGTCGACCAGAACATCAAGCGGGCGCTGGAGATCGCCGACTACGTGTACGTGATGCGCACCGGAACCGTGCTCGCGGAAGGCTCACGCGACTCGTTCGGCGGCGATACCGACGCGCTGGTCGCGCGCTGGTTGTACGAGAGCGGCCAAACCTAG
- a CDS encoding glycerol-3-phosphate dehydrogenase/oxidase, producing MRRRQVHDMDATPPLPGEPARRALRTRLASGSFDVLVIGGGITGAGVALDAAARGLSVALVEQGDFAGGTSSRSTKLVHGGLRYLPLWDIRQVREDLAERDRLLRNAPHLVRPMPFVLPLYADTRRPLGIGLPRFLRRAAPMGVSTGLWAYDVLAGRLALRSRRRLSRDGALSLAPAMRTDGLRSAHLYYDAATDDARLVIAVLRSARSRGALTLNYARVTDLCHRGGRIAGAQVLDRPSGETFAISARTTVNATGVWADAVARLAGPPAFRLRRAKGAHLVVRAAPLRLGRAALVLPETDDGRIAFVVPWQGAALVGTTDTEWAGPPDAPAADAADARYLLEHAARFLTVRLTAADVLGAYAGLRPLVTAAAAGATARLSRRHEIFAGPAGFVTIVGGKLTTYRRMAEETVNRILGRSAAEGSPTRDLALDGAAGFADAISMLRARARRAGLSGRTLRHLLHAYGTRAAGVLDLVEARPALATPLAPAHPHVAAEAVLAARDEMAVSVEDVLLRRTRLGYLLPDQGRGVAPAVAALMGSALGWPAGVEAGQVEAYRRAADALVAPVPAGPDGAGPDNTSSPTSIDALR from the coding sequence ATGCGGCGGCGCCAAGTGCACGACATGGACGCCACGCCGCCGCTCCCCGGAGAGCCCGCGCGGCGCGCCCTGCGCACCCGCCTCGCGTCCGGATCGTTTGACGTGCTCGTGATCGGCGGCGGGATCACCGGCGCCGGCGTCGCGCTCGACGCCGCGGCGCGGGGCCTGTCCGTGGCGCTGGTCGAGCAGGGCGACTTCGCCGGCGGCACGAGCAGCCGGTCCACCAAGCTGGTGCACGGCGGGCTGCGCTACCTGCCGCTGTGGGACATTCGTCAGGTCCGCGAGGACCTCGCGGAGCGGGACCGGCTGCTTCGCAACGCCCCCCACCTCGTGCGCCCGATGCCGTTCGTCCTTCCTCTCTACGCCGACACGCGCCGGCCGCTCGGGATCGGGCTGCCCCGGTTCTTGCGCCGCGCCGCGCCGATGGGCGTGTCCACCGGCCTGTGGGCCTACGATGTGCTGGCCGGCCGGCTCGCGCTGCGGTCCCGCCGGAGGCTGTCGCGCGACGGCGCGCTGAGCCTCGCACCGGCGATGCGCACCGACGGCCTGCGCAGCGCCCATCTCTATTACGATGCGGCGACCGACGACGCCCGGCTCGTCATTGCGGTGCTCCGCTCCGCCCGCTCCCGCGGCGCCCTGACTCTCAACTACGCCCGGGTGACCGACCTCTGCCACCGCGGCGGCCGCATCGCCGGCGCCCAGGTCCTCGACCGGCCGAGCGGCGAGACGTTCGCGATCTCCGCGCGCACGACCGTCAACGCGACCGGCGTCTGGGCCGATGCGGTGGCGCGCCTGGCAGGCCCGCCGGCCTTCCGGTTGCGGCGCGCCAAGGGCGCGCACCTCGTGGTGCGGGCGGCCCCGCTGCGGCTCGGGCGCGCCGCGCTGGTGCTGCCCGAAACGGACGACGGCCGGATCGCGTTCGTCGTCCCGTGGCAGGGCGCCGCGCTCGTGGGGACCACGGACACGGAGTGGGCCGGTCCGCCGGACGCGCCGGCGGCGGATGCCGCCGACGCGAGGTACCTGCTGGAGCACGCGGCCCGGTTTCTCACGGTCCGGCTCACCGCGGCCGACGTGCTCGGCGCCTACGCCGGACTGCGCCCCCTGGTCACCGCGGCGGCCGCCGGGGCCACGGCCCGCCTCTCACGCCGGCACGAGATCTTCGCCGGTCCGGCCGGCTTCGTGACCATCGTCGGCGGGAAACTCACGACGTACCGGCGTATGGCGGAAGAAACCGTCAACCGGATCCTCGGGCGCTCCGCGGCGGAAGGGTCGCCGACCCGCGATCTCGCCCTCGACGGAGCCGCCGGGTTCGCAGACGCGATCTCTATGCTGCGCGCGCGGGCGCGGCGCGCCGGGTTGTCCGGCCGGACGCTGCGGCATCTCCTGCACGCGTACGGCACGCGGGCCGCGGGCGTCCTCGACCTCGTCGAAGCGCGCCCGGCGCTCGCCACGCCGCTGGCCCCCGCCCATCCACATGTGGCGGCGGAAGCCGTGCTCGCGGCGCGCGACGAGATGGCGGTCTCGGTCGAGGACGTGCTCCTGCGCCGCACGCGTCTCGGGTATCTTCTGCCGGACCAGGGGCGCGGAGTGGCGCCGGCCGTCGCGGCGCTCATGGGAAGCGCGCTGGGATGGCCCGCCGGCGTGGAGGCCGGTCAGGTCGAAGCGTACCGCCGCGCCGCGGACGCCCTCGTGGCGCCGGTGCCCGCCGGGCCGGACGGGGCCGGCCCCGACAACACGAGCTCCCCGACGTCGATCGACGCGCTGCGGTAG
- a CDS encoding peroxiredoxin — MSIRNPLDLPPDLPVPADDGACDHLAGMWLPPMALASTAGPAVDLSALPGRTVVYCYPRTGRPDQEVPQGWDEIPGARGCTPQSCAFRDRHAGFAAVGVSVFGLSTQTTEYQREAVARLGLPFALLSDHDLAWARALRLPTFEFAWSFGAQPAELIKRLTLVLCDGRVEKVFYPVFPPDANAAEVQAWLAQHPGPADPRPS; from the coding sequence ATGTCGATTCGGAATCCGCTCGATCTTCCGCCGGACCTGCCCGTCCCCGCCGACGATGGCGCCTGCGATCATCTCGCCGGTATGTGGCTGCCGCCAATGGCGCTGGCGTCAACGGCGGGGCCCGCGGTGGACCTGTCGGCGCTCCCGGGCCGCACGGTCGTCTACTGCTACCCGCGCACCGGCCGGCCGGACCAGGAGGTTCCGCAGGGGTGGGACGAGATCCCGGGGGCGCGCGGGTGCACGCCGCAGTCGTGCGCGTTTCGCGACCGCCACGCCGGGTTCGCCGCGGTCGGCGTGTCCGTCTTCGGCCTCAGCACCCAGACGACGGAGTACCAGCGGGAAGCGGTGGCCCGCCTGGGGCTGCCGTTTGCGCTGCTGAGCGATCACGATCTCGCCTGGGCGCGCGCGCTGCGGCTGCCGACGTTCGAGTTCGCCTGGAGCTTCGGCGCTCAGCCGGCGGAGCTGATCAAACGCCTGACCCTGGTGCTGTGCGACGGCCGCGTCGAGAAGGTGTTCTATCCGGTCTTCCCGCCCGATGCGAACGCCGCGGAGGTGCAGGCGTGGCTTGCGCAGCACCCGGGCCCGGCGGACCCCCGCCCGAGCTAG